A portion of the Pithys albifrons albifrons isolate INPA30051 chromosome 1, PitAlb_v1, whole genome shotgun sequence genome contains these proteins:
- the MTIF3 gene encoding translation initiation factor IF-3, mitochondrial — MTTLCVMKHLCQATRNENRYAKRFFGTLLTQTSQKWCFFPFCIVVPNPRKSTIFALTQPFCTAEKSQTEPKGKTAFGSVGRRIPHRILHVISQDGESLGDMHRAEALKLMDQHDLKLVLLQENVEPPVYRLMTGQQIHEEQLRRAEKKKASPKSGVVQKELSFSSAIAKNDLETKTKQIAQWIEKKYHVKVIIRQAKGSNTDMFTLFDQILETVSEKATYLSKPKLTREGVSACIFRHMSDKELKAHQKMENQKTSTVKKEEKEDLKSNELQQ; from the exons ATGACCACATTATGTGTGATGAAACATTTATGTCAAGCAACCAGAAATGAGAACAGATATGCAAAAAGGTTCTTTGGTACTCTTCTGACACAGACGTCACAAAAGTGGTGCTTTTTTCCATTCTGTATAGTGGTACCTAACCCTCGAAAGTCAACTATATTTGCACTTACTCAGCCATTTTGTACAGCTGAAAAATCTCAGACAGAaccaaaagggaaaacagcatttGGAAGTGTTGGGCGAAGAATTCCCCATCGTATTTTGCACGTAATCAGCCAGGATGGAGAGAGCTTGGGAGACATGCACCGAGCAGAGGCACTCAAACTCATGGATCAACATGACCTGAAACTAGTTCTCCTTCAAGAGAATGTAGAACCTCCAGTATACAGACTGATGACTGGGCAGCAGATCCACGAAGAACAGCTTAGAcgtgcagagaagaaaaaagcaagtcCAAAATCAG GAGTGGTTCAGAAGGAGCTATCCTTTTCTTCAGCTATTGCCAAGAACGACTTAGAGACCAAGACTAAACAGATAGCACAGTGGATTGAAAAGAAATACCATGTGAAAGTTATCATCCGGCAAGCAAAAGGCAGCAATACAGACATG TTCACGCTTTTCGATCAAATTTTGGAGACTGTGTCTGAGAAAGCCACTTATCTTTCCAAGCCAAAACTTACTAGAGAAGGAGTGAGTGCCTGTATTTTTAGACACATGTCTGACAAAGAGTTGAAAGCACACCAGAAGatggaaaaccagaaaaccagTACTgtgaagaaagaggaaaaggaagatctGAAGTCAAATG